One segment of Solanum stenotomum isolate F172 chromosome 1, ASM1918654v1, whole genome shotgun sequence DNA contains the following:
- the LOC125866827 gene encoding thiamine biosynthetic bifunctional enzyme TH1, chloroplastic isoform X5, with protein sequence MAHLCFQVLSTSFFTPKPQIPVLLSPGAACIKSIHQYRYLYLKAMQDDKFSTPPCDESKVRVPHVLTVAGSDSGGGAGIQADIKACAARGVYCSTVITAVTAQNTVGVQGVNIVPEDFVAEQLRSVLSDMPPNVVKTGMLPSTGIVKTLCQSLKEFPVQALVVDPVMVSTSGHTLAGPSILDSFREELLPMADIVTPNLKEASALLGGVPLETIADMRSAAKAIHDIGPRNVLVKGGDLPASLDAVDVFYDGNDFYEFRSSRIMTPNTHGTGCTLASTVAAELAKGSQMLSAVKVAKRYVEAVLSYSKNIAIGGGCQGPMDHLLKLKSNIERRPFDPCDLFLYAVTDSRMNKKWGRSIVDAVKAAIEGGASIIQLREKEVETGDFLEAAKACLKICRVHGVPLLINDRIDVALASDADGVHIGQSDMPAHVARTLLGPDKIIGVSCKTPEHAQQAWIDGADYIGSGGVYPTNTKENNKTIGLDGLKTVCVSSKLPVVAIGGIGMSNAQAVMRLGVPNLKGVAVVSALFDRECVMTETRKLLEVLKESTKIAK encoded by the exons ATGGCGCATTTATGCTTTCAGGTTCTGTCCACTTCCTTCTTCACTCCCAAACCTCAG ATTCCAGTGCTGTTGAGTCCCGGCGCTGCTTGCATCAAAAGCATTCATCAATATAGGTATTTGTATCTCAAGGCAATGCAAGACGATAAGTTTTCCACGCCCCCGTGCGATGAGTCCAAAGTTAGAGTTCCGCATGTTCTGACGGTTGCGGGGTCCGATTCCGGCGGCGGCGCCGGAATTCAAGCGGATATCAAGGCTTGTGCTGCTCGGGGAGTGTATTGCTCCACTGTGATCACTGCTGTTACTGCTCAAAACACCGTAGGGGTTCAG GGTGTGAACATTGTGCCGGAGGATTTTGTAGCAGAGCAGTTGAGGTCGGTCCTTTCCGATATGCCGCCCAATGTT GTGAAAACAGGCATGCTTCCGTCAACTGGCATAGTGAAAACCCTCTGTCAAAGTCTGAAGGAATTCCCCGTACAAG CCTTGGTGGTTGACCCTGTTATGGTATCCACAAGTGGACATACATTAGCTGGTCCCTCTATTTTGGATAGCTTTAG GGAGGAGCTTCTTCCCATGGCTGATATAGTGACCCCAAATTTGAAAGAGGCTTCTGCTTTACTAGGCGGTGTGCCATTGGAAACAATTGCCGACATGCGTTCTGCTGCAAAAGCAATACATGACATTGGTCCAAG AAATGTACTCGTGAAAGGAGGCGATCTCCCTGCTTCTCTTGATGCTGTGGATGTGTTTTATGATG GGAATGATTTCTATGAGTTTCGCTCCTCACGCATAATGACACCAAATACGCATGGAACTGGCTGCACTTTGGCTTCTACTGTTGCAGCTGAACTAGCAAAGGGTTCTCAAATGCTTTCTGCTGTTAAG GTAGCTAAACGCTATGTTGAAGCAGTTTTGTCTTATAGTAAGAACATTGCCATTGGAGGCGGGTGTCAAGGTCCTATGGATCATCTGTTGAAGCTTAAAAGTAACATTGAGCGACGACCTTTTGATCCTTGTGATCTCTTTCTCTATGCTGTTACTGACTCAAGGATGAACAAAAAGTGGGGTCGTTCAATAGTTGATGCGGTAAAGGCTGCCATAGAAGGAGGTGCCTCCATTATTCAGCTGAG GGAAAAGGAGGTTGAAACTGGTGATTTTCTGGAAGCAGCAAAAGCTTGTTTAAAAATCTGCCGAGTTCATGGTGTTCCTCTGCTGATTAATGACAGGATTGATGTAGCTCTTGCTAGTGACGCTGATGGTGTTCATATTGGGCAGTCTGACATGCCTGCTCATGTTGCACGGACTCTTCTTGGGCCTGACAAAATCATTGGTGTATCATGCAAAACACCGGAGCACGCTCAGCAAGCATGGATAGATGGGGCTGATTACATTGGCTCTGGTGGTGTATATCCAACCAATACCAAAGAGAACAATAAGACAATTGGTTTGGATGGCCTAAAAACTGTTTGTGTGTCTTCCAAATTACCAGTTGTAGCCATTGGCGGCATAGGCATGTCTAATGCTCAGGCTGTAATGCGACTAGGGGTCCCAAACCTGAAAGGCGTTGCTGTTGTATCTGCTCTGTTTGATAGGGAATGTGTTATGACTGAGACCAGAAAGTTACTTGAGGTGCTCAAGGAATCTACCAAAATAGCAAAATGA
- the LOC125867346 gene encoding serine/threonine-protein kinase SRK2B → MEKYELVKDIGSGNFGVARLMRNKETKELVAMKYIERGHKIDENVAREIINHKSLRHPNIIRFKEVVLTPTHLAIVMEYAAGGELFERICNAGRFSEDEARYFFQQLISGVHYCHNMQICHRDLKLENTLLDGSAAPRLKICDFGYSKSSLLHSRPKSTVGTPAYIAPEVLSRREYDGKLADVWSCGVTLYVMLVGAYPFEDQEDPKNFRKTIQRIMAVQYKIPDYVHISQDCRHLLSRIFVANSARRITIKEIKSHPWFLKNLPRELTEAAQATYYRKENPTFSLQSVEEIMKIVEEAKTPPPVSRSVSGFGWAGEEEEEEKEGDVDEEVEEEEDEEEEDEYDKQVKQAHQSLGEVRLT, encoded by the exons ATGGAGAAATACGAGCTTGTGAAGGATATAGGGTCTGGGAATTTTGGTGTTGCAAGGCTCATGAGGAACAAGGAGACCAAAGAACTCGTGGCAATGAAATACATTGAGAGAGGACACAAG ATTGATGAGAATGTAGCAAGGGAGATCATTAATCATAAATCACTTCGACATCCAAACATAATTCGCTTCAAGGAG GTGGTATTGACTCCCACTCATCTTGCCATTGTTATGGAATATGCAGCTGGTGGAGAACTGTTTGAGCGCATTTGCAATGCAGGAAGGTTCAGTGAAGATGAG GCCAGATACTTTTTCCAGCAGCTTATTTCAGGTGTCCACTACTGTCACAACATG CAAATATGTCATAGAGACCTGAAGCTGGAGAATACCCTTCTTGATGGAAGTGCAGCTCCACGCTTGAAGATATGTGATTTTGGATACTCAAAG TCGTCCCTGTTGCATTCAAGGCCAAAATCAACTGTTGGGACTCCAGCTTATATTGCTCCAGAGGTCCTCTCCAGAAGGGAATATGATGGCAAG CTGGCTGATGTTTGGTCATGTGGAGTGACACTTTACGTGATGCTGGTTGGGGCATACCCTTTTGAAGACCAGGAGGATCCAAAGAACTTTAGGAAAACTATTCAA CGAATAATGGCGGTACAGTACAAGATTCCTGACTATGTTCACATATCGCAAGATTGTAGGCACCTTCTCTCTCGCATATTTGTTGCCAATTCTGCAAGG AGAATCACAATCAAAGAAATCAAGTCACACCCATGGTTTTTGAAGAATTTGCCTAGGGAGTTGACAGAAGCAGCACAGGCAACCTATTATAGAAAAGAAAACCCGACATTTTCGCTTCAGAGTGTGGAGGAGATCATGAAAATTGTGGAAGAGGCAAAGACCCCTCCTCCAGTTTCCCGTTCAGTCTCAGGTTTTGGCTGGGcaggtgaagaagaagaagaggagaaggaagGAGATGTAGATGAAGAagtggaggaggaggaggatgaagaagaagaagacgaatATGACAAACAAGTGAAACAAGCACACCAAAGCTTAGGGGAAGTTCGTCTCACCTAA
- the LOC125866827 gene encoding thiamine biosynthetic bifunctional enzyme TH1, chloroplastic isoform X4, which produces MAHLCFQVLSTSFFTPKPQIPVLLSPGAACIKSIHQYRYLYLKAMQDDKFSTPPCDESKVRVPHVLTVAGSDSGGGAGIQADIKACAARGVYCSTVITAVTAQNTVGVQGVNIVPEDFVAEQLRSVLSDMPPNVVKTGMLPSTGIVKTLCQSLKEFPVQALVVDPVMVSTSGHTLAGPSILDSFREELLPMADIVTPNLKEASALLGGVPLETIADMRSAAKAIHDIGPRNVLVKGGDLPASLDAVDVFYDGNDFYEFRSSRIMTPNTHGTGCTLASTVAAELAKGSQMLSAVKVAKRYVEAVLSYSKNIAIGGGCQGPMDHLLKLKSNIERRPFDPCDLFLYAVTDSRMNKKWGRSIVDAVKAAIEGGASIIQLREKEVETGDFLEAAKACLKICRVHGVPLLINDRIDVALASDADGVHIGQSDMPAHVARTLLGPDKIIGVSCKTPEHAQQAWIDGADYIGSGGVYPTNTKENNKTIGLDGLKTVCVSSKLPVVAIGGIGMSNAQAVMRLGVPNLKGVAVVSALFDRECVMTETRKLLEVLKESTKIAK; this is translated from the exons ATGGCGCATTTATGCTTTCAGGTTCTGTCCACTTCCTTCTTCACTCCCAAACCTCAG ATTCCAGTGCTGTTGAGTCCCGGCGCTGCTTGCATCAAAAGCATTCATCAATATAGGTATTTGTATCTCAAGGCAATGCAAGACGATAAGTTTTCCACGCCCCCGTGCGATGAGTCCAAAGTTAGAGTTCCGCATGTTCTGACGGTTGCGGGGTCCGATTCCGGCGGCGGCGCCGGAATTCAAGCGGATATCAAGGCTTGTGCTGCTCGGGGAGTGTATTGCTCCACTGTGATCACTGCTGTTACTGCTCAAAACACTGTAGGGGTTCAG GGTGTGAACATTGTGCCGGAGGATTTTGTAGCAGAGCAGTTGAGGTCGGTCCTTTCCGATATGCCGCCCAATGTT GTGAAAACAGGCATGCTTCCGTCAACTGGCATAGTGAAAACCCTCTGTCAAAGTCTGAAGGAATTCCCCGTACAAG CCTTGGTGGTTGACCCTGTTATGGTATCCACAAGTGGACATACATTAGCTGGTCCCTCTATTTTGGATAGCTTTAG GGAGGAGCTTCTTCCCATGGCTGATATAGTGACCCCAAATTTGAAAGAGGCTTCTGCTTTACTAGGCGGTGTGCCATTGGAAACAATTGCCGACATGCGTTCTGCTGCAAAAGCAATACATGACATTGGTCCAAG AAATGTACTCGTGAAAGGAGGCGATCTCCCTGCTTCTCTTGATGCTGTGGATGTGTTTTATGATG GGAATGATTTCTATGAGTTTCGCTCCTCACGCATAATGACACCAAATACGCATGGAACTGGCTGCACTTTGGCTTCTACTGTTGCAGCTGAACTAGCAAAGGGTTCTCAAATGCTTTCTGCTGTTAAG GTAGCTAAACGCTATGTTGAAGCAGTTTTGTCTTATAGTAAGAACATTGCCATTGGAGGCGGGTGTCAAGGTCCTATGGATCATCTGTTGAAGCTTAAAAGTAACATTGAGCGACGACCTTTTGATCCTTGTGATCTCTTTCTCTATGCTGTTACTGACTCAAGGATGAACAAAAAGTGGGGTCGTTCAATAGTTGATGCGGTAAAGGCTGCCATAGAAGGAGGTGCCTCCATTATTCAGCTGAG GGAAAAGGAGGTTGAAACTGGTGATTTTCTGGAAGCAGCAAAAGCTTGTTTAAAAATCTGCCGAGTTCATGGTGTTCCTCTGCTGATTAATGACAGGATTGATGTAGCTCTTGCTAGTGACGCTGATGGTGTTCATATTGGGCAGTCTGACATGCCTGCTCATGTTGCACGGACTCTTCTTGGGCCTGACAAAATCATTGGTGTATCATGCAAAACACCGGAGCACGCTCAGCAAGCATGGATAGATGGGGCTGATTACATTGGCTCTGGTGGTGTATATCCAACCAATACCAAAGAGAACAATAAGACAATTGGTTTGGATGGCCTAAAAACTGTTTGTGTGTCTTCCAAATTACCAGTTGTAGCCATTGGCGGCATAGGCATGTCTAATGCTCAGGCTGTAATGCGACTAGGGGTCCCAAACCTGAAAGGCGTTGCTGTTGTATCTGCTCTGTTTGATAGGGAATGTGTTATGACTGAGACCAGAAAGTTACTTGAGGTGCTCAAGGAATCTACCAAAATAGCAAAATGA
- the LOC125866827 gene encoding thiamine biosynthetic bifunctional enzyme TH1, chloroplastic isoform X3 gives MAHLCFQVLSTSFFTPKPQIPVLLSPGAACIKSIHQYRYLYLKAMQDDKFSTPPCDESKVRVPHVLTVAGSDSGGGAGIQADIKACAARGVYCSTVITAVTAQNTVGVQGVNIVPEDFVAEQLRSVLSDMPPNVVSISCMLPSTGIVKTLCQSLKEFPVQALVVDPVMVSTSGHTLAGPSILDSFREELLPMADIVTPNLKEASALLGGVPLETIADMRSAAKAIHDIGPRNVLVKGGDLPASLDAVDVFYDGNDFYEFRSSRIMTPNTHGTGCTLASTVAAELAKGSQMLSAVKVAKRYVEAVLSYSKNIAIGGGCQGPMDHLLKLKSNIERRPFDPCDLFLYAVTDSRMNKKWGRSIVDAVKAAIEGGASIIQLREKEVETGDFLEAAKACLKICRVHGVPLLINDRIDVALASDADGVHIGQSDMPAHVARTLLGPDKIIGVSCKTPEHAQQAWIDGADYIGSGGVYPTNTKENNKTIGLDGLKTVCVSSKLPVVAIGGIGMSNAQAVMRLGVPNLKGVAVVSALFDRECVMTETRKLLEVLKESTKIAK, from the exons ATGGCGCATTTATGCTTTCAGGTTCTGTCCACTTCCTTCTTCACTCCCAAACCTCAG ATTCCAGTGCTGTTGAGTCCCGGCGCTGCTTGCATCAAAAGCATTCATCAATATAGGTATTTGTATCTCAAGGCAATGCAAGACGATAAGTTTTCCACGCCCCCGTGCGATGAGTCCAAAGTTAGAGTTCCGCATGTTCTGACGGTTGCGGGGTCCGATTCCGGCGGCGGCGCCGGAATTCAAGCGGATATCAAGGCTTGTGCTGCTCGGGGAGTGTATTGCTCCACTGTGATCACTGCTGTTACTGCTCAAAACACTGTAGGGGTTCAG GGTGTGAACATTGTGCCGGAGGATTTTGTAGCAGAGCAGTTGAGGTCGGTCCTTTCCGATATGCCGCCCAATGTTGTAAGTATATCAT GCATGCTTCCGTCAACTGGCATAGTGAAAACCCTCTGTCAAAGTCTGAAGGAATTCCCCGTACAAG CCTTGGTGGTTGACCCTGTTATGGTATCCACAAGTGGACATACATTAGCTGGTCCCTCTATTTTGGATAGCTTTAG GGAGGAGCTTCTTCCCATGGCTGATATAGTGACCCCAAATTTGAAAGAGGCTTCTGCTTTACTAGGCGGTGTGCCATTGGAAACAATTGCCGACATGCGTTCTGCTGCAAAAGCAATACATGACATTGGTCCAAG AAATGTACTCGTGAAAGGAGGCGATCTCCCTGCTTCTCTTGATGCTGTGGATGTGTTTTATGATG GGAATGATTTCTATGAGTTTCGCTCCTCACGCATAATGACACCAAATACGCATGGAACTGGCTGCACTTTGGCTTCTACTGTTGCAGCTGAACTAGCAAAGGGTTCTCAAATGCTTTCTGCTGTTAAG GTAGCTAAACGCTATGTTGAAGCAGTTTTGTCTTATAGTAAGAACATTGCCATTGGAGGCGGGTGTCAAGGTCCTATGGATCATCTGTTGAAGCTTAAAAGTAACATTGAGCGACGACCTTTTGATCCTTGTGATCTCTTTCTCTATGCTGTTACTGACTCAAGGATGAACAAAAAGTGGGGTCGTTCAATAGTTGATGCGGTAAAGGCTGCCATAGAAGGAGGTGCCTCCATTATTCAGCTGAG GGAAAAGGAGGTTGAAACTGGTGATTTTCTGGAAGCAGCAAAAGCTTGTTTAAAAATCTGCCGAGTTCATGGTGTTCCTCTGCTGATTAATGACAGGATTGATGTAGCTCTTGCTAGTGACGCTGATGGTGTTCATATTGGGCAGTCTGACATGCCTGCTCATGTTGCACGGACTCTTCTTGGGCCTGACAAAATCATTGGTGTATCATGCAAAACACCGGAGCACGCTCAGCAAGCATGGATAGATGGGGCTGATTACATTGGCTCTGGTGGTGTATATCCAACCAATACCAAAGAGAACAATAAGACAATTGGTTTGGATGGCCTAAAAACTGTTTGTGTGTCTTCCAAATTACCAGTTGTAGCCATTGGCGGCATAGGCATGTCTAATGCTCAGGCTGTAATGCGACTAGGGGTCCCAAACCTGAAAGGCGTTGCTGTTGTATCTGCTCTGTTTGATAGGGAATGTGTTATGACTGAGACCAGAAAGTTACTTGAGGTGCTCAAGGAATCTACCAAAATAGCAAAATGA
- the LOC125866827 gene encoding thiamine biosynthetic bifunctional enzyme TH1, chloroplastic isoform X2, which translates to MAHLCFQVLSTSFFTPKPQIPVLLSPGAACIKSIHQYRYLYLKAMQDDKFSTPPCDESKVRVPHVLTVAGSDSGGGAGIQADIKACAARGVYCSTVITAVTAQNTVGVQGVNIVPEDFVAEQLRSVLSDMPPNVVSISCMLPSTGIVKTLCQSLKEFPVQALVVDPVMVSTSGHTLAGPSILDSFREELLPMADIVTPNLKEASALLGGVPLETIADMRSAAKAIHDIGPRNVLVKGGDLPASLDAVDVFYDGNDFYEFRSSRIMTPNTHGTGCTLASTVAAELAKGSQMLSAVKVAKRYVEAVLSYSKNIAIGGGCQGPMDHLLKLKSNIERRPFDPCDLFLYAVTDSRMNKKWGRSIVDAVKAAIEGGASIIQLREKEVETGDFLEAAKACLKICRVHGVPLLINDRIDVALASDADGVHIGQSDMPAHVARTLLGPDKIIGVSCKTPEHAQQAWIDGADYIGSGGVYPTNTKENNKTIGLDGLKTVCVSSKLPVVAIGGIGMSNAQAVMRLGVPNLKGVAVVSALFDRECVMTETRKLLEVLKESTKIAK; encoded by the exons ATGGCGCATTTATGCTTTCAGGTTCTGTCCACTTCCTTCTTCACTCCCAAACCTCAG ATTCCAGTGCTGTTGAGTCCCGGCGCTGCTTGCATCAAAAGCATTCATCAATATAGGTATTTGTATCTCAAGGCAATGCAAGACGATAAGTTTTCCACGCCCCCGTGCGATGAGTCCAAAGTTAGAGTTCCGCATGTTCTGACGGTTGCGGGGTCCGATTCCGGCGGCGGCGCCGGAATTCAAGCGGATATCAAGGCTTGTGCTGCTCGGGGAGTGTATTGCTCCACTGTGATCACTGCTGTTACTGCTCAAAACACCGTAGGGGTTCAG GGTGTGAACATTGTGCCGGAGGATTTTGTAGCAGAGCAGTTGAGGTCGGTCCTTTCCGATATGCCGCCCAATGTTGTAAGTATATCAT GCATGCTTCCGTCAACTGGCATAGTGAAAACCCTCTGTCAAAGTCTGAAGGAATTCCCCGTACAAG CCTTGGTGGTTGACCCTGTTATGGTATCCACAAGTGGACATACATTAGCTGGTCCCTCTATTTTGGATAGCTTTAG GGAGGAGCTTCTTCCCATGGCTGATATAGTGACCCCAAATTTGAAAGAGGCTTCTGCTTTACTAGGCGGTGTGCCATTGGAAACAATTGCCGACATGCGTTCTGCTGCAAAAGCAATACATGACATTGGTCCAAG AAATGTACTCGTGAAAGGAGGCGATCTCCCTGCTTCTCTTGATGCTGTGGATGTGTTTTATGATG GGAATGATTTCTATGAGTTTCGCTCCTCACGCATAATGACACCAAATACGCATGGAACTGGCTGCACTTTGGCTTCTACTGTTGCAGCTGAACTAGCAAAGGGTTCTCAAATGCTTTCTGCTGTTAAG GTAGCTAAACGCTATGTTGAAGCAGTTTTGTCTTATAGTAAGAACATTGCCATTGGAGGCGGGTGTCAAGGTCCTATGGATCATCTGTTGAAGCTTAAAAGTAACATTGAGCGACGACCTTTTGATCCTTGTGATCTCTTTCTCTATGCTGTTACTGACTCAAGGATGAACAAAAAGTGGGGTCGTTCAATAGTTGATGCGGTAAAGGCTGCCATAGAAGGAGGTGCCTCCATTATTCAGCTGAG GGAAAAGGAGGTTGAAACTGGTGATTTTCTGGAAGCAGCAAAAGCTTGTTTAAAAATCTGCCGAGTTCATGGTGTTCCTCTGCTGATTAATGACAGGATTGATGTAGCTCTTGCTAGTGACGCTGATGGTGTTCATATTGGGCAGTCTGACATGCCTGCTCATGTTGCACGGACTCTTCTTGGGCCTGACAAAATCATTGGTGTATCATGCAAAACACCGGAGCACGCTCAGCAAGCATGGATAGATGGGGCTGATTACATTGGCTCTGGTGGTGTATATCCAACCAATACCAAAGAGAACAATAAGACAATTGGTTTGGATGGCCTAAAAACTGTTTGTGTGTCTTCCAAATTACCAGTTGTAGCCATTGGCGGCATAGGCATGTCTAATGCTCAGGCTGTAATGCGACTAGGGGTCCCAAACCTGAAAGGCGTTGCTGTTGTATCTGCTCTGTTTGATAGGGAATGTGTTATGACTGAGACCAGAAAGTTACTTGAGGTGCTCAAGGAATCTACCAAAATAGCAAAATGA